Genomic DNA from Gloeocapsa sp. DLM2.Bin57:
AGTAATAATTGTTTATCTTCCATGTTTTACTCCTTATTGGTTGTGTTTATAGAGAGCTGCGATCGCTTCAGAGGGTGAAGGTTGTTTAACCAGAGACTCTCCAATTAAGACTGCTGTTGCTCCTGCTTGTTGAACCTTGTGAATATCTGCATTATCGTACAATCCTGATTCACTCACGGTGATTATCCCTTTTTTCTTAATCTCTGTACTTCTTGCTGCTAGTAAATTAATAGTTGTATCGAGTTCAACGCTAAAGTCTTGGAGGTTGCGATTATTAATCCCGATTAAGTTTACACCATCTAGGGTTAAGACTCTATCTAATTCCTCTAGGGTGTGTACTTCTATTAGTGCTGTCATTCCTAGAGTTTGGATAATTTTCAGGAAATATTGCAAGTCTTGGTTACTCAAAATAGCTGCTATTAGTAAAACCGCGTCAGCACCTTTACATCTAGCGAGATAGATTTGATAAGGGTAGAGGATAAATTCTTTACAGAGTAGGGGTAGAGATACCTCTTGACGAATTTGAGCGAGGTATTCAAAGCTTCCCTGAAAGAATTGTTCATCTGTTAATACAGACAGACAGGTTGCATTACCTTGGGCGTATTCTTGAGCGATCGCCACTGGATCGAAATCAGGACGAATCACCCCTTTACTAGGGGAAGCTTTTTTTACTTCCGCGATTAAAGCTGGTTTGAGGGTGCTATCTAATAAAGCTTGGCGAAAGTCTAATGGAGGTGGTAATGTTTGCAGTTGCTTCCTTAATTCTAGTAGAGGTAATTTGTCTCTTCTTTTGGTTACTTCTGCTTCTTTGTGCCAAACTATTTTTTCGAGTATATTTTTGGGTTCAGCTTCTGGTACGGCTATTTTGTAACTTAGGCTACTAATTGCTACGGTGGGACTAGGGTTAATACGTCTAATTTCCATGTATTTAAGCGCGTTTATAGGCTTCGTCAAGAACTTCTGAAAGGGTAGGATGTGCGTGTACGTTAAAGGCTAATTTATGTACCGATTCTCTAGAGGCGATCGCGTTAGCTGCTTCTTGGATTAAATCTGAAGCGTGGATACCGATGATATGAACTCCTAATAATTCCCCGTTATCTTCACGATAGATAATTTTAGCTAGTCCTTCTGTTTCTAATTCCGCTAAAGCTTTAGAATTACCTTTATAGTAACTTTTTACTGTAGCGACTTTAAATCCTTCTGTTGCTGCTAATTCTTGAGCTTGGGGTTCGCTTAAACCGACATAGCTTATTTCTGGGTGAGTAAATGCAGCAGCCGGGATACTTCTATAGTCGATGGTTTTATCCCTTCGGCAGATATTTTCTACTGCGATAATTCCTTGGGCTGAAGCTGTGTGAGCTAACATCATTTTACCTGTAGCGTCACCAATTGACCAGAGATTAGGTACTATTTCTCCATCTTTCATTATCGCCATTTGGTCATTAACTGCAATGAAGCCACGACGATCGGTTGCTAATCCTACTGTTTCTAAGCCTAGATTTTTAGTAGCGGGAATTCTTCCTGTCGCCACAAGACAAGCATCTACTTCTAATACTTCTTTAACTTCTTTGGTTTTAGCGTCAGCGAGTTCGATTATTACTGGTGAACCTGGTTTGACGGTTTTAGCTAGAGTACCTGTATAAGTTTCTATTCCCCGTGGTTTAATTAATACTCTTTCGGCTATTTTAGCGATATCTGGGTCAAAGGTTGGCATCAGGTTATCTAGGGCTTCAATCATGGTAATCTCTGAACCCAAGGCTGTATAAATATCAGCAAATTCTAACCCGATATAACCACTACCAATAATAGCTATCCATTGAGGTAGAGTTTCTAGTCTTACCGCTTCATCACTGGTAAAGACGGTTTGATGATCGATTTCGATTCCAGGGGGTACAAAAGGTACTGAACCAGGACAGAGTATGATATCTTTAGCTGTGTAGATTTGTTCTCCTGCTGAGGTAATCACGCTAACTTTGTGAGGGGCTGCTAATTTCCCCCAACCTTGAATAATATCCACTTTGAGTCGTTTGAGACTGTTAGTCAAGTCTCCCCGAATTTTACTCACTAAGTTATTAGCGTGGGCTGCGATTGCTTCTTGATTAAAGGTTGCTCCCTGAGTAGATATACCTAAATTTTTTAGATGAGAGCGATCGTTTAACTCTCTAACTCTTCCTGAAGCTGCTAATAAGGCTTTTGAAGGGATACAACCTCTATTAACACAAGTTCCTCCCATGTCTTTAGCCTCAACAATAGCGGTGCGTAAACCACATTTTACCGCGTGTAGAGCAGCACCATGACCACCTACTCCCGCACCTATAATCATTAAATCGTAATCAAATTGTTCGCTCATCTACTCTGTTCTGCTTTTCTTTGTTCATCCTATTTTAACCAAAACATGGCGTGAAAACTGATACTATCTTTTACCGACTCTTTCAAAGTTTCCCTGAGTTTTTCTTTGAATTAATCAATTCTTCGGGTGAAATTTCTCAACTTTATTTTGTGGAGGTACAATTTCCATATGATGCTAATTTTTAGCGTCGTTTCCTTGGGGAAATCTTTCTCTATTTAACTCAAACATCTTTGTCTAGTAATTGGTCTGGATTAGTCATCTCTCCCCATACTCAGATAGAATCAGAATATCATGTCACTATAGATCATTAGATAAAATGAATTAGTGACTATGGATTTATTGCGATCGCTCGCTATTGGACTATATTTAGAAAAACCGAGAACTTGGTTACATCAACTTGACCCTCGGGTTAAGCTATTCTGGTTAATGAGTTTTTTGTTATCCCCTCTTTTGGCTAATTATATTTGGCGACTCAGTTTAGTAGGTTGGTTATTGTTATTATTTCTTGTAGCTCAAATTCCACCTAGAGTATTTCGTCAACAGATGGGATGGTTGGTTATTTTAGCTATCTTAGTTTTTCTGATTACTACTATTGCTCCTGATGGTTTAGCGGTTAGTCATCAACCTAGATTACCTGCTGTTGATTGGGCTACTTTACCAGAAAAATCCTATAGTTATGTTATCTTTGAACAGGATTTATGGGCAGATCATAAATTAACGGTTACTCGTCAATCTCTTAAATTGGCTATTCGCGCTAGTACTTTGATTTTTACCTTGATTTTTAGTACTAATCTCTATTTGTTGACTACCGCACCTGAAGAGATTACCGCAGGTTTAGAAGAGTTAATGACTCCTCTGGGTTATTTTAAGTTACCTATTACCGAAATTGTCTTGACTTTGACTCTGTCTCTACGTTTTATACCTTTGGTGATGGAAGAAATACAGAATTTAGTGCGATCGCTGCGCACTAGGGGGATTAATTGGCAAAAATTGGGTATTCGTAATAGTATTAAAGTCTGGGTATTAGCTTTGGAAACCTTGTTAGAAAACCTGTTGAGACGCGCTGAACAAATCGCTGTAGCTATGGAGGTTAGAGGGTTTACTAGTCCTAATCAACATCGGGTACAATGGCACGATTTACGCTTAAAATGGGCTGATGGAGTGGCGATCGCCTGTTTAGGTTTGTTTTGGTGGTTACGTTTTCTCTGGGGGTAAAGATGCAGACAATTTGGCGTTATCTCCCTCCTATTACAACTGATGGTCGGCTCCAAATGGCGATCGATAGCTGGTTATTAGAGCAACATCGACTAGGTAAACAACCTCCCTGTATAAGATTTTACACTTGGTCACGCCCAACTATTTCCCTAGGTTATCACCAACATCGTTACCCACAACATTGGCAGCAATTAGAGGGTATAGATCTAGTCAGACGTCCTACTGGTGGTAGGGCTGTTTTACATGAGCAAGATTTAACCTATATGATTGTAATCTCAGGGCTATCAGGAAGAATCACAGATGTTTATCAATACCTATGTCAATTTCTGATTAAGGGATGGCGATCGCTGGGTTTAGAATTAAATTATGGTCATGGTGGCAAAGAATATCTTAACAATCCTAATTGTTTAGCTACGAGTACTCCTGCTGATTTAGTTACTTCTCAAGGACAAAAACTGATTGGGAGTGCTTTACTTAAACAAGGTAATTACTATTTACAACATGGCTCAATACAACTAAGTCAAAATACTCAATTATTTACTCAAGTATTTGGTACTCCTCCCGAGGTTTACCCATCCCTTAATTATGATTTAGATACTATCATCAATGCTTTAGTAGAAGCAGTTAAGGATACTTTTGAGATTGAGTTAAAGAGTGAACCCTTATCAGCTAGAGAATGGCAAGAAATCAAGAATCTTCTTAAGTAACATTGTAAATAATGTTGTAAGTTCATTTAGAATAGTATATATTAACCATTCAGACTAAATTGTTATATTAACAACAAGATATTCTGAGTAAATAACCCTAAAAGAAAGTTTCAGCATGAACACATCTAGCAAGACCAACTCTCTACAACTATCCCCGATCGCTATTTCTCTAATGGCGGACTTTTTTAAAGTTTTAGCTGAAGAAAGTCGTATTCAAATACTTTGTGCTCTCAAATCAGGACAAAAAAACGTTACAGAGATTATCGAAGCAACAGGTTTAGGACAAGCCAATGTCTCCAAACACTTAAAGATTTTAAATCAAGCGGGGATAGTTAGTCGTGAACAACAAGGAATTAACGTATATTATAAGATTGCTAATCCGTTCTTATTTGAACTTTGTGACCTAGTTTGTAGTTCTATCGCTTGGCAAGTAGATCAACAGAATCAACAGCTAGCAGAATTACAAAAATTCTAGCAGCCAAAAACCTAAAAAAGCACTCCCTAGGGGTACACTTAAATTATCGATACCCCATTGGGAAAAAGCTTCTAAAACAGTAGCTAGTAAAGCAACTCCTAGAGAGGTTAGCAAGATTGCTAAACTAAAACCTGTCAAAATACCTAAAATCAGATTAGTAATCAACCAACTAACCAAAAACATCGTTAAAGATCCTTCCCAACTTTTCGTTATTCCCCAAAGTTGATAACGATGAGAACCAAAATTCTGACCAATAATCGCGGCTAAACCATCCCCCCAAGTCATAATTAGGATACCAATAGCTGCATACTCTGGGTGATTAATGGGCCAAAACCAAGCAATTAACACCCCTATACTGACAGCATAAAAAAAAGTCCCCAAACTTTGACGACCGACACTATTGATACTAGGTAAAATGGGCAGAAAGTAAGATACAATAGAGACGGAGCCCGCAACTATAGCAGCGATAATGCCAAATTTTGCGGGAATTTCTAACCACCAAGCCAATAAAATCACGTTACCCGCGCCAATATGGACAATTTTGCGGGTAATTTCTGGTTTTTTGTTACCCCAACGGCTCACTAATTCTGCTAAAACTACAATAATCAGTAAATAACCTAAAATGAAAGGAAGAGAAACCCATAGAGGGATAATTTCTGGGGTTGGATAATTAAGCACCTATCTAACAAAAAAATAACTTTTGACTAATCAATATCATAAGATGAAATATATACTTATTCTCTTAATTCAGTTTTATCGCAACTTTATCTCTCCTTTATTTCCTCCTAGTTGTCGTTTTCAACCCACTTGCTCTCAATATTGTTTAGAAGCAATTCAAGAGTTTGGAGCGCTGCGAGGTAGTTACTTAGGAATTAAACGGATACTGAAATGTCATCCCTTCCATCCTGGAGGATATGATCCAATTCCACGTAAAAAATAAGTGGTTCAATATACTTTACTACCTCGGGTAAAAATAATTCTAGGAATTCTGGGAAAAAGTTAATTTTTTATGCAGGAGAAATCGCCTCTGTGGTTGCTTCTGGTTTATCCTGATCTAAAGCATCAACAAATAATTGCATCTTATCCATGGTGACAGCACCAAAAATAGTAGCAAAAGAAATGTCAGCAGCATCTCTACCAGTGCCTATTCGGATTAATCCTTCTAAGGGAGCTAAACGGGTAGCATCAAATAAATACCAACGTCCCCCTAAGTAAGCTTCAAAATAAGCGTGGAAATCCCGAGGAACTAAATCATAAGCATATCCGGCAGCAAAGCGCGCAGGAATATTTAAAGCGCGACATAAAGCTGCTCCTAAATGAGCAAAATCACGACAAACTCCCGCTCTTTCCGTTACAGTGTTAAATGCTGAGGTTTGAGCATCTGTACTCCCAGAAATGTAGGTAACATGATCATAGATCCAATTGCAGATGGCGGTTACTTTAGAATAACCCGATTGTAAATCCCCAAATTCTGATTGAGCAAAACGAAAAAGACGATCAGATTCACAATAACGAGAGGGATTAATATACTGCAAAATATTGATGGGTAAGTCTTTGGGGGGAACTTCGATGATCTCATTAGGGTCTATATCTAGATAACTGACTTTTACTTGTGCTTGATATTTGAGTTTAAATTGTCCTGGGGGTACGTTAACCTTAAGATAACGATTATTAACCATTGGACTAACAAATTCTTCCGAAGGAAGCTGAGGAGTTAATTCTAAATTTTCTGTAATAATTTGATGATTTTCCGTCTTAGCTACAGCAACATTAAAGATAAAGGTACTTTCGCTTGTTACTTGATAATCGAGTTCACAACCACAGTTAAATGTTCTGTTCATGGTTAGTATTTGAGAATTTTTTTAATTTTAGCCGTAAAAACCTCACTAGCTGCACGATGTGAGAGAGAATGACGATAGACCAGAGCATCAAGATCAGCTGCATAACCTCCACCAATGACAGCCGCTACTGGATAACCCATAGCCGCACAGGTACTGAAGACGAGCATTTCACGACGATAAATACCGCGATCGCTCAAAGCTAGTTTACCCAAAGCGTCATTAACGTGAGTATCAACTCCTGCATCGTATAAAACTAGATCAGGTTTAACCTCTGATAACAAATCAGGTAAAGATTTAGCGAGAATTTGTAGATAACCATCATCATCTAAACCGATAGGTAGGGGTATATCCCAATCGCTTTGTTGTTTTTGATTCGGGAAATTAGCTTCACAGTGCATCGAAAAAGTAAACACAGAAGGATTATCACGGAAAATAAAAGCTGTTCCATCCCCTTGATGTACATCTAAATCTACGATCAGGACTTTTTTAACTAAACCCTGTTGTAGTAAAACTTGAGCAGCGATCGCCAGATCATTAAAAATACAAAAACCCGAACCATAACTAGGAAAAGCGTGATGAGTTCCCCCTGCGCAATTACAACAGATACCTAATTTCAGAGCTAATTGAGCGGTTAAAACCGTTCCCGCGACAGCGATACAGGTACGTTTAACCAGCATTTCGGTACAGGGTAACCCTATACGTCTGACTGCTTTAGCATCTAAAGTTCTCTGACAATAAGCTTGAACATAATCAGGGGTATGGACTAATTCTAACCATGTTTGGGGGGGTAACTCAGGAGTGTAGATAGAATCAGTACTAATAATCTGTTCAGTTAAGAGTAATTCATAGAGTTGTTTAAATTTAGCCATCGGGAAACGATGACCATCTGGTAAAGGAGCTACATAATCAGGATGATAAACTACAGGAAGAGCCATGTTAATCAGTTATGATATTAGTAAATAATTGTAAACTTTTATTAAATGAGTAAGAACACAGAAAAACAATTTCCCGTCAGCAAAACTGACACCGAATGGAGTCAAGTACTAACACCTGAACAATTCCGCGTTTTACGCAAACACGGTACAGAAAGAGCCTTTACTAGTCCTTTAGATAAGGAGTATTCCTCTGGAGTTTATGTCTGTGCTGCTTGTGGTCAACCCTTATTTACATCAGAAACTAAATATAATAGTGGTACAGGTTGGCCCAGTTTTTGGCAACCCATAGAGGGAGCGATTGAAACTTCTGTCGATCGCTCTTTATTTATGACTCGTACCGAGGTACATTGTAGTAATTGTGGTGGTCATTTAGGTCACGTCTTTTCTGATGGACCAAAACCGACGGGACAACGCTATTGTATGAATGGTGTATCCTTGAATTTTAAACCCGAAGAATAATCTAGTTTTTTTGGGGGGTAATTTCACCCCTCATCAACCATGAAACGTTTAGCAATTAAACTAACAGGAATAGTACAGGGGGTAGGATTTCGACCCTTTGTGTATAGATTAGCTCAAGAATTAAAGCTGACAGGATGGGTAAATAACTCTAGTACAGGAGTTTTTATCGAAATTGAAGGAAATGTAGATGATTTAGAGCAATTTTTACGACGTTTAGCCATAGAAAAACCCACACAAGCACAAATTCAAAGTCAAGAGCTTAACTGGTTACCAGTAACAGGCTATACTGAGTTTACCATTCGTCCTAGTGTGGGTGGAGAAAAAACGGCGATTACTTTACCTGATTTAAGTACTTGTTCTCAATGTTTAGAGGAAATTTTTGACCCGACTAACCGTCGTTATCGTTATCC
This window encodes:
- the trpC gene encoding indole-3-glycerol phosphate synthase TrpC — protein: MEIRRINPSPTVAISSLSYKIAVPEAEPKNILEKIVWHKEAEVTKRRDKLPLLELRKQLQTLPPPLDFRQALLDSTLKPALIAEVKKASPSKGVIRPDFDPVAIAQEYAQGNATCLSVLTDEQFFQGSFEYLAQIRQEVSLPLLCKEFILYPYQIYLARCKGADAVLLIAAILSNQDLQYFLKIIQTLGMTALIEVHTLEELDRVLTLDGVNLIGINNRNLQDFSVELDTTINLLAARSTEIKKKGIITVSESGLYDNADIHKVQQAGATAVLIGESLVKQPSPSEAIAALYKHNQ
- the lpdA gene encoding dihydrolipoyl dehydrogenase; amino-acid sequence: MSEQFDYDLMIIGAGVGGHGAALHAVKCGLRTAIVEAKDMGGTCVNRGCIPSKALLAASGRVRELNDRSHLKNLGISTQGATFNQEAIAAHANNLVSKIRGDLTNSLKRLKVDIIQGWGKLAAPHKVSVITSAGEQIYTAKDIILCPGSVPFVPPGIEIDHQTVFTSDEAVRLETLPQWIAIIGSGYIGLEFADIYTALGSEITMIEALDNLMPTFDPDIAKIAERVLIKPRGIETYTGTLAKTVKPGSPVIIELADAKTKEVKEVLEVDACLVATGRIPATKNLGLETVGLATDRRGFIAVNDQMAIMKDGEIVPNLWSIGDATGKMMLAHTASAQGIIAVENICRRDKTIDYRSIPAAAFTHPEISYVGLSEPQAQELAATEGFKVATVKSYYKGNSKALAELETEGLAKIIYREDNGELLGVHIIGIHASDLIQEAANAIASRESVHKLAFNVHAHPTLSEVLDEAYKRA
- a CDS encoding lipoate--protein ligase family protein, whose protein sequence is MQTIWRYLPPITTDGRLQMAIDSWLLEQHRLGKQPPCIRFYTWSRPTISLGYHQHRYPQHWQQLEGIDLVRRPTGGRAVLHEQDLTYMIVISGLSGRITDVYQYLCQFLIKGWRSLGLELNYGHGGKEYLNNPNCLATSTPADLVTSQGQKLIGSALLKQGNYYLQHGSIQLSQNTQLFTQVFGTPPEVYPSLNYDLDTIINALVEAVKDTFEIELKSEPLSAREWQEIKNLLK
- a CDS encoding ArsR family transcriptional regulator gives rise to the protein MNTSSKTNSLQLSPIAISLMADFFKVLAEESRIQILCALKSGQKNVTEIIEATGLGQANVSKHLKILNQAGIVSREQQGINVYYKIANPFLFELCDLVCSSIAWQVDQQNQQLAELQKF
- a CDS encoding phosphatidate cytidylyltransferase, translating into MIPLWVSLPFILGYLLIIVVLAELVSRWGNKKPEITRKIVHIGAGNVILLAWWLEIPAKFGIIAAIVAGSVSIVSYFLPILPSINSVGRQSLGTFFYAVSIGVLIAWFWPINHPEYAAIGILIMTWGDGLAAIIGQNFGSHRYQLWGITKSWEGSLTMFLVSWLITNLILGILTGFSLAILLTSLGVALLATVLEAFSQWGIDNLSVPLGSAFLGFWLLEFL
- the yidD gene encoding membrane protein insertion efficiency factor YidD, yielding MKYILILLIQFYRNFISPLFPPSCRFQPTCSQYCLEAIQEFGALRGSYLGIKRILKCHPFHPGGYDPIPRKK
- a CDS encoding transglutaminase family protein is translated as MNRTFNCGCELDYQVTSESTFIFNVAVAKTENHQIITENLELTPQLPSEEFVSPMVNNRYLKVNVPPGQFKLKYQAQVKVSYLDIDPNEIIEVPPKDLPINILQYINPSRYCESDRLFRFAQSEFGDLQSGYSKVTAICNWIYDHVTYISGSTDAQTSAFNTVTERAGVCRDFAHLGAALCRALNIPARFAAGYAYDLVPRDFHAYFEAYLGGRWYLFDATRLAPLEGLIRIGTGRDAADISFATIFGAVTMDKMQLFVDALDQDKPEATTEAISPA
- a CDS encoding histone deacetylase, with product MALPVVYHPDYVAPLPDGHRFPMAKFKQLYELLLTEQIISTDSIYTPELPPQTWLELVHTPDYVQAYCQRTLDAKAVRRIGLPCTEMLVKRTCIAVAGTVLTAQLALKLGICCNCAGGTHHAFPSYGSGFCIFNDLAIAAQVLLQQGLVKKVLIVDLDVHQGDGTAFIFRDNPSVFTFSMHCEANFPNQKQQSDWDIPLPIGLDDDGYLQILAKSLPDLLSEVKPDLVLYDAGVDTHVNDALGKLALSDRGIYRREMLVFSTCAAMGYPVAAVIGGGYAADLDALVYRHSLSHRAASEVFTAKIKKILKY
- the msrB gene encoding peptide-methionine (R)-S-oxide reductase; translated protein: MSKNTEKQFPVSKTDTEWSQVLTPEQFRVLRKHGTERAFTSPLDKEYSSGVYVCAACGQPLFTSETKYNSGTGWPSFWQPIEGAIETSVDRSLFMTRTEVHCSNCGGHLGHVFSDGPKPTGQRYCMNGVSLNFKPEE